The following nucleotide sequence is from uncultured Campylobacter sp..
CGCCAAAGGCATAGTTTACATCTCCGCTACGTTTAATAACACTATGATAACCGTAACGGACGAGATGGGCAACGCGATCGCGTGGAGCAGTGCGGGCGCTTTAAATTTTAAAGGCAGCAAAAAATCCACCCCTTATGCGGCGCAGCAAGCCGTCGAGGACGCGTTAAACAAAGCCAAAGAGCACGGCATCAAAGAGGTAGGCGTCAAGGTTCAGGGTCCGGGAAGCGGACGCGAGACCGCCGTCAAAAGCGTAGGTAGCGTAGAAGGGATTAAAGTTACATATTTCAAAGATATCACTCCTCTTGCGCACAACGGTTGCAGACCGCCTAAACGACGTCGCGTGTAATTATAAAAGGAGAAATTTATGGCTAGATATACAGGACCGGTTGAAAAATTAGAAAGAAGGCTCGGCGTCGATCTATTTATGAAAGGCGAGAGAAGGCTTGCGGGCAAGAGCGCGCTTTTAAAACGCCCTTACGCTCCAGGTCAGCACGGACAAAGACGCGCTAAACTAAGCGAATACGGCTCACAGCTTCGCGAGAAGCAAAAGGCTAAATTTATGTACGGCGTAAGCGAAAAGCAGTTTCGCAGGCTATTTGCTGAAGCGGCTCGCAGAGAGGGTAACACCGG
It contains:
- the rpsK gene encoding 30S ribosomal protein S11 — encoded protein: MAQKKVVKKKTVRKNIAKGIVYISATFNNTMITVTDEMGNAIAWSSAGALNFKGSKKSTPYAAQQAVEDALNKAKEHGIKEVGVKVQGPGSGRETAVKSVGSVEGIKVTYFKDITPLAHNGCRPPKRRRV